In Tachysurus vachellii isolate PV-2020 chromosome 12, HZAU_Pvac_v1, whole genome shotgun sequence, the DNA window ATACACTCTGTATAAACTGCTCGTAAAGTTTATAAACAgtgaaatgtcttttatttttcctcagaaTGAGCTACAGGAGGAGCAGCTGAAATTCCAGCAGAGActccaggagaagcagaagaaggtgcaggagctgaaacaggCTGTGAACACTATAAAGGTGAGCAGTGAGCAGAGACAGAGCTGctcctagaaacacacacaacatggacaACATGGAGTCATTTAGAGtcccagtaagagagagaatgagagatgagctttaaatggaccttcatgtgttgtgtgtctccTAACAGCTCAGTACACAGACAGCAGTGGAGGACAATGAGAGGATCTTTACTGAGATGATCAGCTTCATGGAGATAAAGCGCTCGGAGGTGACGGAgatgatcagagctcaggagaaggCTGAACTGAGTCGAGCTGAACGACTCCTGGAGcaactggagcaggagattgatgatcttcagaggagagtcactgaGATGGAGAAGCTTTCACATACACACGATGACATCCATTTcctccaggtaacacacactgtctgaaacacacacacacacacaaacacacacacctgtatgtataatgtgtatatttctccacctttctccttctctatgttgttcttctttctctctgtagagtttccagtctcttcttgtctcttctGGACGTGACGACACATCCAGCATCACTGTCAGTCAACATCTCTCATTTGATGGAGTGAAGAAATCTCTCTCTGACCTGAAAAAGAGACTTGTGGAAATCTTCCAGGAGGAATTCATCAACATCCCTGGACGTGGTGAGAGAAATGGTCCTGATAATGTGttgtctaaaataaaacactgattaaatatcAGACAGAAATTCTGTCACTTTAAAttgtttcagtctttttttaCGGCACCTGATTTTTCCATCTccattttgtttctgtgtctccACAGCTGCAGAACTTCAGATAATTTTACCCTCAGAACCAAAGAGTAGAGATGATTTTCtgcactgtatgtgtaacacacacacacacacacacacacacacacacacacacacacgaatataAGAATTATATTCTTAACTTTATCACTGTACACTATAAACATtctgtaattactttctaaaatgGTCccatttttttacaattttatttagatttctgttctctgactcTGGATCCAAACACGGCGCACCGTTTCCTCATTCTGTCTGAGAAGAACAAAGTGGTGACAGACAGTAGGAAACATCAGCCGTACTCTGAACATCCAGAGAGATTTGTCGACTACAGtcaggtgttgtgtaaggagagtgtgtgtggacgctgttactgggaggtggagtggagcAGTAAAGATTGTGTGTATATCGCAGTCTCATATAAAGACATCAGCAGGAAAGGTCGGGGTAATGAGGGTTGGTTTGGAGGCAACAATAAGTCCTGGGGTCTGAGATGTTCTCCTTCTTTCCTGTCTTTCCGGCACAACAACATTAATACTGATCTCAGAGTTCCATCATCCtccagaataggagtgtatgtggatcacagtgcaggaactctg includes these proteins:
- the LOC132855004 gene encoding tripartite motif-containing protein 16-like, whose amino-acid sequence is MAEASISVDQDQFICSVCLDLLKDPVTLSCGHSFCKVCINGCWDQEDQKDVYSCPQCRDTFTPRPVLRRNNMLAEVVEKLKKKTEVQAASPDHCYNGPGDVECDFCTGRKHKAVKSCLVCVASFCETHLKPHYQVPSWKKHKLVEASGNLQDKICSEHDEVLKIFCRSDQSFICYLCMTDEHKSHDTVSVKAYRTEKENELQEEQLKFQQRLQEKQKKVQELKQAVNTIKLSTQTAVEDNERIFTEMISFMEIKRSEVTEMIRAQEKAELSRAERLLEQLEQEIDDLQRRVTEMEKLSHTHDDIHFLQSFQSLLVSSGRDDTSSITVSQHLSFDGVKKSLSDLKKRLVEIFQEEFINIPGRAAELQIILPSEPKSRDDFLHYFCSLTLDPNTAHRFLILSEKNKVVTDSRKHQPYSEHPERFVDYSQVLCKESVCGRCYWEVEWSSKDCVYIAVSYKDISRKGRGNEGWFGGNNKSWGLRCSPSFLSFRHNNINTDLRVPSSSRIGVYVDHSAGTLSFYSVSDTMKLLHRVHTTFTQPLYAGFWLRSYETFVKLCDPK